A region of the Melanotaenia boesemani isolate fMelBoe1 chromosome 6, fMelBoe1.pri, whole genome shotgun sequence genome:
AACtaatttttcttcatcttctcaAGCTGGTGAAAGTAAGTTATGGCACGctttaaatttgaattatttgcAATTATAGTGTTGAAATGttctttaagaaaataaataagtgtaaaCTACTGTTCCATTTGAAACCAGTTAAGTTATGAATGTGGATGGAAAACATTATCActtatttttattgatgtgtTAACACTCTATGGAAAACCCATGTTAAAAGGAGCCCAGTTAACATGATATTTTCACAAATATGAAATGCAGACTTTCAGGAGTGTCACTGCTATAAGGTTCACTTCTGAAACACtgattttactgtaaaaaaaaaaacccttttaaTATCAGATTCAATAAAAGTCTCTCATGCACAAAACAAGTGATCATACAACAAATATGTGTCAGCCATGCTCAAAATGTTATTCTAGAAAATAGAAATGGCATGGTGGCAGTCATGATATTGGTTTTTGGCTCATGACTGTACTGAAGTGCAGcagataaaaatagaaattgtGACATGTTTCTTAGACCGCGAAGATTTGTTACTGGGAAAAATGTCTGTTGCACTTTGGTTTCaggtcacatttttttctttttttaacttatgacCTCATCGATAACACATAatggctttttttcccccagtagACTTTTTGATTTGTCACTGTAGCGAAAGCACAGGTGTATTAATGATAGCTGGTCCTGGTTTTCAGCATGCTGGTTCACTTTAATGGCTTACTGGGGTGCCTGATGGAATGAGAAACCATTAATTGCATCTGCCCTTGCCATGCTGTGATAAGTTAAAATGTCTGCTGTGAGAAAGACCTATTAGTCTAATGCTGGAAGCCTTTCTCAGACTGAgtgtcgtttttttttttttttttttgtttgttttttgtttttttttctattttcacatCTGAGCCAGAGTTTAAAGAAATGACTCAACATAAAGGTTACATTCAGTTTCTACTAGACTTTCAGGTCACTTGTGAGATTTGGGCATCTGGTGACCTCTTTTTGTGGTTGTGCAGGTGCAGCAGCATGGATCGGACCTTCCAACCCAGTAAAAGAGAGGAGACATAAGGACAGGgaggacagaaggaaaaaagaaagaaaagaaaacctggGAGATATAACAAGAACAATGTCATCCTGAGTAAAAATTGTTATCTAGAATCTGGCAAAATTAACAAGAACAAGTGGGGTTGACTTAATTTAAGAAATGAACCGTCATTGAATGTATTGCTGGTGTACGGTCTCATGCTTGACTGTAAAGAGCAGCTGATGCATAACTGAAAATAAGACGTGTGAGTGGGACGGGAAGAAAAATTCCCCACTGCGGCCTCCTGCTGTTCAGTAATCACACTGCCATTATCAGCAAAGGGAATTCAGCACTAATTTCTAAATTTAGTCTCTCACACCCTTTTCTTTGTAATTAAAGCATTTAATAAGCCTCCAAGATATGAAATAAACTAAGGGAAGGCTTGAAAATTTAATTATGAGGACATGAAAGAGGCTAATCACATTACCaggataaatatgaaactgtttaaaaatgttacCTCGTCCTTTAACCCATATTCTTACATGCAAGTACCGTAAATGAGGGTCTCTGTAATTATTCTTAAATGTGTCTTTTATGTATTAAGCAAATAAATTTGTAACTGACATATCCttgtacatttttctttctccagttacaaacaaacaaatgaaatattaataattataagatgttttatttattgttcttatGTTCAGGAACAACTGTTGACTTAAAATATGTCTGCAAAAATGGGTAATGGTACGAGGAAGATTAAGCCCAAGGAAAGGGGGCAGAATATTAAAGATTTAGAAGGGCTGGATGGGTGTGGTAGTTCTGGAAAATACAAGTAAATAATGTCATATAGTCAAAAGTTCAACTAATCAGTGGAGATGGAGAAAATAGTAATTTCTCAGGGATTGGCTGCCAGAGTGTCTTCAATCCAGTAGAGGAACTCACACACTTTGACATAGACACCAGGGTATTCGGGCTGAGCACAGCCCTGACCCCATGACACCAGGCCGTGGACTTCTCCAACACACACCAGAGGGCTGCCAGAGTCACCCTGGCAAGTATATAAAGACAGATTATAAGCAAGTACACAATCaacagatgaagaactctggGTCCTGTTCAGTAAGACTCACATTGCATGCATCTCTGCCTCCATCCATGTACCCAGCACACACCATCCTGCGTGTGATCATGCCAGGATAGGCGTTCTCACAGTCCTCGTCATCCACTATGGGCACATCCAAACACTGAAGACGGGTGGGCATGTTCACTGAAGCAAGGAAGACACAGAGGTGCTTAAACAAACTGAAGTGTTTTTATGCATGCAATCAGCATGttgttctttcatttaaatcacCTTCTTCACCATCCATGGCAGTGTTCCCCCATCCAGACACAGAGCAAGGGAGGCCTCCCATTGGACACCCTGTGGGCAAGGGGATTGGTGCTACTGCTTCAGTCACCTCCACAGGATGGAACAGCTTGAGCAACATAATGTCGTAATCCAGGGTTTGGTAGTCATAGCTGGACATTAAATAAGATTTGGACTTTTACTGCTTCTATACTTAGATTCAATAGGTACATTTAATAAATAGTTGTTAAAGAGCTGTGCAAGTTCATCAAGTTCAGCAGGGAGTTTACAGCAGTGGGTAACTCCTCATTTAAGCCTCTGTCTTATTCTGATTGGTCAAAGTATGGGTGTTTTATGCAATATCATAAACTGGTTCATGTTCCTAATCAAGTCCTTTTGTCAGTGAGTACACTCCATTTCTGTTGTTTAACATCAGCTGTAACAGGGGTGTTCAGCGTGAGGAAATTATCATGGTTACATGGCAAACCAACACAGATTTCCATTACAAAAACAATTTCTCAATATTTCATTGATTATAAACACATCATAGTATTTTCCCTGCCAGAATAAAACTGATGCAGTTCTTCAATATCAATAAATCAGTGGGAGACAGGCAGCTGACACGAGACAGACACAGCATTATATTTCAGTGACTAAGATAAGGGCTGAAACTAACTTTATACAGgtacttgtttttgttgctctcAGGCCCTACATACAGCCATCTTTTCCATCTCAGAGAAAATATGCCTTTCTCCAAAAAGCAAAGAATAGATATGTTGTGTGGATAACTCCACATGTTTACTAAATGATGACAGACTGGAAGTTAGTTGATGATGGCTATAACTGGGATCATAATAAAGAGAACAAAGTCCCAAAATCTGTGCAAATCTGTGTCCACTTTAAACTCTTTCCCAAAACTAAAGGACACACAAACAGTGCCAACGCAACAAAAAACATGTCTTCCATCAGATATTTCTGATGTAACCCCCAGgtggcagcaaaacaaaaaaaaaaaaaaaaaaaaaaacatgtagatgTGCAATCTCTAATGTGGAGAGGACATTAAAGTATTTTCAAAGCTTAACAGAAGTTCAGACTTGCTAAAAAagtagttgttttttgtttgttttttttttttaatgtatattttaatgaattgtAATTATGCCAGTAGctatttataattaaaaataaatgttgcacTTTGTGaaatagatttatttaattacttttgtttAACATTAATGTATTTACTATCTGGTTTGTAGTTTGCAATTGTATGTTGTTGGAAAATCCATGTATCGGGCTAACATTTAGTTTCATTAGATATTCAGCGCTAAATAACTCACATCAGTGTTTCAGACTAAAATAATGTGACACCCTTGTTTAAAAATGCTGGGTATATGCTCATTCTTCATTTTAAGTATAATAAACTAGCCATGATAAGTAGACTTTCTGTGTGAGGGAGGAAAATGAATCACTGTACACAATACATTTCAAGCACCTCAAGAATCATGTCTTATTTGTGAGAGAATATCTTCCTATGGTGGGTGATTTTCAGCTTTGTACATTTTTTCACCTTTGACATGTACAAAAAAAGCTCACTGGAGAAACAGGAAACCTCTAAATAGCAGGATGTGTTCTTTAAACTGTGAAAATGTAAGAGACAGAACGGATGAATCCTTTTATCACTCACCTGGGGTGCCAGATGACGGTGTCAGTCTTCATGAGCTGCTCTGTTCCTTCAAATGCACGTACATCATGTTCTCCCAGCATGATCTGCATGGCATAGGGACTGagaaaaggaattaaatacacTAGTGAAACatgaaagcaggaaaaaaaactcacatttcTATTGCCTACCTAGTAATTCAGTCAACCAGTCAATACGTCTCTTCCCCTCATGTTCTTTTGCAGTTGTATTTCACTCTTTATTTATATCTCACTGGGAACTTCTATGAATTCAGGCCAGATTAATGGTTCACAAAGAAAATTGTTTGCTAcataaaacttgtgttttctggAAGAAATTATTGATTTTCTTTGTCGTTGTATACTTACTTGTACCAACAGTGAGCAACAGAAAGCACCCACTGCTTGTTGATGAGTACCCCACCACAGTAG
Encoded here:
- the LOC121642216 gene encoding trypsin-like, translating into MRLLALLLMVGAAVAVPREDGRIIGGQECEPHSRPYMASLNYGYHYCGGVLINKQWVLSVAHCWYNPYAMQIMLGEHDVRAFEGTEQLMKTDTVIWHPSYDYQTLDYDIMLLKLFHPVEVTEAVAPIPLPTGCPMGGLPCSVSGWGNTAMDGEEVNMPTRLQCLDVPIVDDEDCENAYPGMITRRMVCAGYMDGGRDACNGDSGSPLVCVGEVHGLVSWGQGCAQPEYPGVYVKVCEFLYWIEDTLAANP